A DNA window from Mytilus edulis chromosome 14, xbMytEdul2.2, whole genome shotgun sequence contains the following coding sequences:
- the LOC139502595 gene encoding cephalotocin receptor 1-like, whose translation MDVNLNSTVMNSTNSPGNDKNNILLAIYISGWICVAEGILTVIFNGLVIVLLVRRNNKSNMSFLLINLAIADLSVALLHDFPRAVQQHNNWTYGRFLCVCFMYTQDVALFASTFLLVSLSVDRLVALTRPLWSGRQKVLTRSCMVLIPWITAIYLSTPYLKSGLFPYLGQIWCTPFFAGLYGKVWLPIHSALLVIIPGVAMITIYGYIAYIIWVRKNKGYIATDSAAPDALRTNQSRALDSAMKRSILITFVVGIAFILCWLPASLATYTNLQQRLGGAYYIMTALSPLNSLINPIIVLSVNHRMFRPRQKKTLSTKLTLTTSLKSPGRSRREYVHA comes from the exons ATGGATGTAAATCTGAATTCTACAGTAATGAATAGTACCAACTCTCCGGGAAACGACAAGAATAACATATTGTTAGCA aTTTATATATCTGGATGGATATGTGTAGCAGAAGGCATTTTGACAGTTATTTTCAATGGTCTAGTTATTGTTTTGTTAGTGAGAAGGAATAATAAGTCGAATATGTCGTTTCTTTTGATAAACTTAGCTATAGCAG ATTTGTCAGTTGCATTGTTGCACGACTTTCCAAGGGCAGTACAACAACATAATAACTGGACATACGGACGATTTTTATGTGTGTGCTTCATGTATACACAAGATGTCGCTCTATTTGCTTCGACATTTTTATTAGTATCACTGAGTGTTGACCGACTAGTAGCATTAACTCGTCCACTATGGTCAGGTCGACAGAAGGTTTTAACAAGATCCTGCATGGTATTAATTCCTTGGATAACAGCAATTTATCTCAGTACACCATACTTGAAAAGTGGACTTTTTCCCTATCTTGGACAAATATGGTGCACTCCTTTCTTTGCGGGGTTGTATGGCAAG GTATGGCTGCCAATACATTCGGCTTTGTTAGTGATAATTCCAGGTGTTGCTATGATTACGATATACGGATATATTGCATATATCATTTGGGTCAGAAAGAACAAAGGTTACATAGCTACAGACAGTGCAGCACCAG ATGCTTTGAGAACAAATCAGTCACGAGCATTAGATAGTGCAATGAAAAGAAGTATACTCATAACGTTTGTTGTAGGAATAG CTTTCATCCTATGCTGGCTTCCAGCATCACTGGCGACCTACACCAACTTGCAACAAAGACTTGGAGGAGCCTACTACATCATGACAGCTCTGTCTCCACTTAACAGCTTGATAAATCCAATCATTGTCCTTTCAGTAAACCATAGGATGTTTAGACCAAGACAGAAAAAAACCTTGTCAACTAAACTCACGTTGACAACGTCATTAAAAAGTCCAGGTCGTTCCAGGCGTGAATATGTACATGCATGA